One region of Lathamus discolor isolate bLatDis1 chromosome 2, bLatDis1.hap1, whole genome shotgun sequence genomic DNA includes:
- the FAM110B gene encoding protein FAM110B isoform X1, producing the protein MPTETLPTGSMVKPVSPAVTFTSAVPLRILNKGPDYFRRQAEPNPKRLSAVERLEADKAKYVKSQEVINAKQEPVKPAVLAKPPVCPAAKRALGSPTLKVFSNNAKTESGVQRENLKLEILKNIINSSEGSSSGSGHKHGPRNWPPHRADSTELNRHSFAESLKVYPTQGRSSPQESSSNVSRRLLDQSAETFLHVSHSSSDIRKVTSAKPLKAIPCSSSAPPLPPKPKIAAIATLKSPEIEAVESGCGISRRPSLQRSKSDLSDRYFRVDADVERFFNYCGLDPEELENLGMENFARANSDIISLNFRSASMISSDCEQSQDSNSDLRNDDSANDRVPYGISAIERNARIIKWLYSIKQARESQKVSHV; encoded by the coding sequence ATGCCTACAGAAACACTACCGACAGGTAGCATGGTGAAGCCGGTCAGCCCTGCCGTGACTTTCACCTCCGCCGTTCCTCTCCGCATCCTGAACAAAGGACCCGACTATTTTCGCAGGCAGGCGGAGCCTAATCCAAAAAGACTGAGCGCAGTGGAGAGGCTGGAAGCCGACAAGGCAAAATATGTCAAGAGCCAAGAGGTCATCAATGCCAAGCAGGAGCCTGTGaagccagcagtgctggcaaAGCCGCCGGTCTGTCCCGCAGCCAAAAGAGCACTGGGGAGCCCCACCTTGAAAGTCTTCAGCAACAATGCAAAGACCGAGAGTGGCGTCCAGAGGGAAAATCTGAAGCTTGAGATTCTGAAGAACATCATCAACAGCTCTGAAGGCTCCAGCTCGGGTTCAGGGCATAAGCACGGTCCCCGAAACTGGCCACCCCACAGAGCTGATTCGACAGAGCTGAACCGACACTCATTTGCTGAATCTTTGAAGGTTTACCCCACGCAGGGCCGTAGCAGCCCACAGGAGAGCAGCTCCAACGTCAGCAGAAGGCTCCTAGATCAGTCAGCAGAGACTTTCTTGCATGTCTCTCACAGCTCCTCAGACATTAGGAAAGTAACTAGTGCAAAGCCCTTAAAAGCAATACCCTGCAGTAGCTCAGCCCCTCCTTTGCCTCCGAAGCCCAAAATCGCTGCCATCGCCACCCTGAAATCCCCAGAGATTGAGGCAGTCGAGTCTGGATGCGGAATTAGCAGAAGACCCTCCCTACAGCGATCAAAATCAGACTTAAGCGACAGATACTTTCGTGTTGATGCAGATGTTGAACGGTTCTTTAACTACTGCGGACTGGATCCTGAAGAGCTTGAAAACCTCGGGATGGAAAACTTTGCAAGGGCTAACTCTGATATTATATCCCTCAACTTTCGCAGCGCAAGCATGATTAGCTCAGACTGTGAACAGTCTCAGGACAGCAACAGTGACCTTAGAAACGATGACAGTGCCAATGACCGCGTGCCATACGGCATTTCTGCCATTGAAAGGAATGCCAGAATCATCAAGTGGTTGTATAGCATCAAGCAAGCTAGAGAGTCACAGAAAGTGTCCCATgtgtga